The proteins below come from a single Pleuronectes platessa chromosome 3, fPlePla1.1, whole genome shotgun sequence genomic window:
- the LOC128437399 gene encoding nuclear distribution protein nudE homolog 1 has protein sequence MVEPATHKFASLEEELGFWKEQAQRHQQRADESQEELQEFQLMSRDYEAELETELKQCEGRNKELLLNNNRLRMELENIKEKFDAQHSDALRHISTLEEDLAQTTAVKDHLQKYIRELEQSNDDLERTKRATIMSLEDFEQRMNHVIERNAFLESELDEKENLLESVQRLKDESRDLRQELAVRHKERRPSSSLGKDADRTDLSCPSAGNPSFPVTPSKPLSSFATPPASSIRRGDGLTGTPLTTSARISALNIVGELLRKVGNLESKLASCRDFVYDTSTNRPALPAGPASPSGVEARPEVQTSSMSPPPQYDSLVKRLEFGPAPPRGSSQGAQSPQGGVKILL, from the exons GGCTGACGAATcgcaggaggagctgcaggagtttCAGCTGATGAGTCGAGACTATGAAGCAGAGCTGGAAACGGAGCTGAAGCAGTGTGAGGGCCGAAACAAAGAGCTGCTTCTAAACAACAACCGACTCCGCATGGAACTGGAGAACATAAAG GAAAAATTTGATGCCCAGCATTCTGACGCGTTGAGGCACATCTCAACCCTGGAGGAAGATCTGGCACAAACCACAGCAGTAAAAGATCACCTGCAGAAATACATCAGAGAGCTCGAGCAGTCCAATGATGACCTGGAGAGGACCAAAAG GGCTACCATCATGTCTCTGGAGGACTTTGAGCAGCGGATGAACCATGTCATTGAGAGGAATGCCTTTCTGGAAAGCGAGCTGGACGAGAAGGAGAACCTGCTTGAGTCTGTTCAGAGGCTCAAAGATGAATCCAGAG ATCTCCGTCAAGAGCTGGCTGTCCGTCACAAGGAAAGACGTCCGTCCAGCAGCCTCGGCAAAGACGCAGATCGAACAGATCTGTCGTGCCCCTCGGCTGGAAATCCATCCTTCCCCGTCACACCCTCTAAACCTCTCAGCTCATTTGCCACGCCCCCTGCGTCCAGTATCCGACGAG GTGACGGTCTAACAGGGACTCCCCTCACTACGTCTGCTAGAATATCTGCCCTCAATATTGTGGGGGAGCTGCTGAGAAAAGTTGGA AATCTAGAGTCCAAGTTGGCATCCTGTCGAGACTTTGTGTACGACACGTCTACCAATAGACCGGCACTACCAGCTGGTCCTGCTAGTCCTTCAGGTGTAGAAGCAAGGCCCGAGGTCCAAACTTCCAGCATGAGCCCCCCTCCTCAGTACGACAG TTTAGTGAAGCGGTTAGAGTTTGGACCAGCTCCTCCAAGAGGGTCCTCCCAGGGGGCCCAGTCTCCGCAGGGAGGAGTCAAGATCCTGCTATGA